From a single Bacillus gobiensis genomic region:
- a CDS encoding ABC transporter ATP-binding protein produces the protein MSLMEIRQLNKTFNTAKGNVHVLDGIHLDVKNGEFITVIGPSGCGKSTLLKAVAGLDSDYSGEIVLEGEKVNAPGVDKGFIFQEPRLFPWLTVEKNIAANLSLESENTSQKVKELIKLVKLEGFEKSYPRELSGGMAQRVAIARALLRQPKILLLDEPFGALDAFTRSHMQEVLLDIWENNRTTMIFVTHDIDEAVYLANRVVIMDARPGSIRKIVPVDLPFPRKKASSSFQEIRQTVLKEFEKIEEPELVDSAGI, from the coding sequence ATGTCTTTAATGGAAATTCGGCAGTTAAATAAAACCTTCAACACAGCAAAAGGAAACGTACATGTTTTGGATGGAATTCATTTGGATGTGAAAAACGGGGAGTTCATTACAGTGATTGGACCGAGCGGCTGTGGAAAAAGCACACTTTTGAAGGCCGTAGCAGGCCTTGATTCAGATTATTCAGGCGAAATTGTCCTGGAGGGAGAAAAAGTAAATGCTCCAGGTGTTGATAAAGGATTTATTTTTCAAGAACCGCGCCTTTTCCCGTGGTTGACAGTGGAAAAGAATATCGCGGCAAACCTTTCATTAGAATCAGAGAATACTAGCCAGAAAGTAAAAGAGCTGATCAAACTAGTGAAGCTTGAAGGCTTTGAAAAATCGTACCCGCGAGAGCTGTCTGGAGGAATGGCACAACGAGTGGCCATAGCAAGAGCTCTGCTGAGGCAGCCGAAAATCTTGCTTTTGGATGAACCATTTGGCGCTCTTGATGCATTCACCCGATCACATATGCAGGAAGTGCTTCTCGATATATGGGAGAACAATCGAACTACGATGATTTTCGTTACTCATGATATTGATGAAGCTGTCTATTTGGCAAATCGAGTCGTAATCATGGACGCAAGACCGGGATCTATTCGTAAAATTGTACCGGTTGATCTTCCATTTCCAAGAAAAAAAGCATCTTCGTCATTTCAAGAGATTCGCCAAACAGTATTAAAAGAATTTGAGAAAATCGAAGAACCGGAACTGGTCGACAGTGCAGGAATATAA
- a CDS encoding ABC transporter permease, with the protein MSNKSATITTGYEKENKLTKALSLKKNKRTNNFGVIARGLGFPILVLVVWELAGYFGWISETLLPRPSVILAEFIRLIQSGNLTYHFQVSLLRAAAGFFLGSALALTLGLLVGFSRKTEETIDPTMQMLRTIPTLAVIPLFILWFGFGEISKILLIAKAAFFPLYVNTFLGIRSVDSKLFDVAKVLEFSKWKQITKLILPAALPNILLGLRLALGAAWLALVAAELMGSSEGIGYLIMDARQFSQTSVVFVGIIIFAVFGKLSDSLVKLFEKRLLKWRDSFQG; encoded by the coding sequence ATGAGCAACAAAAGCGCGACGATTACAACGGGATATGAAAAAGAAAATAAGCTGACTAAAGCACTTTCTCTTAAAAAAAACAAGCGGACAAATAATTTTGGAGTCATTGCCAGGGGGTTAGGCTTTCCGATTCTGGTTTTGGTTGTATGGGAGCTTGCCGGGTATTTCGGATGGATATCAGAAACATTGCTTCCACGACCGAGTGTGATTCTCGCTGAGTTTATCAGGCTGATACAAAGCGGCAATTTAACCTATCATTTTCAAGTCAGCTTGCTGCGCGCGGCAGCAGGATTCTTTCTGGGAAGTGCATTGGCGCTTACTTTAGGATTACTCGTTGGCTTTTCCCGTAAAACGGAAGAAACGATTGACCCTACGATGCAGATGCTCAGAACAATTCCGACGCTTGCGGTGATTCCGTTATTTATTCTGTGGTTTGGCTTCGGTGAGATTTCGAAAATCTTATTAATTGCAAAGGCTGCATTTTTCCCATTGTATGTAAACACGTTTTTGGGCATCCGCAGTGTTGATTCGAAGCTGTTTGATGTTGCAAAGGTGCTTGAATTCAGTAAATGGAAACAGATAACGAAGCTGATTTTGCCTGCAGCACTTCCTAATATTCTGCTTGGCCTCCGTTTGGCACTTGGTGCTGCCTGGCTTGCACTAGTCGCTGCTGAATTAATGGGATCAAGTGAAGGGATTGGTTATTTGATCATGGATGCGAGGCAGTTTTCGCAAACCTCCGTCGTATTTGTGGGAATTATTATTTTTGCAGTATTTGGGAAATTATCAGACTCACTCGTGAAATTGTTTGAAAAACGGCTGCTGAAATGGCGAGACAGTTTTCAGGGCTAA
- a CDS encoding LLM class flavin-dependent oxidoreductase: MAKKKRQMILNLFLNNIGHHEAAWRHPAAEIDQLNDFSYYRKIAVKAEEAKFDSIFFADRLAVSKEAVQYSAASRLEPLTLLSAISVVTEKIGLIATVSTSFNEPYNLARKFSSIDHLSKGRAGWNIITSGTDEEARNFNYDKIPDHALRYRRSKEFLEVALKLWDSWEEEALIKDKAAGIYADPDKVHRADHKGEFYQVRGPLNVSRSPQGRPVLVQAGSSKDGKKFSAEFAEAVFTAQQTLEEAQIFYEDVKQRAEGFGRNRNEIKILPGICPVIGNTEEEAKEKEYRLHHLANPDHSLSQLSSRIGFDLSGYPLDGPLPELSETGHIRGHQSRTKLIKDLAQRENLTIRQLLHRLAGGRGHYTISGTAEQIANLLEEWFENGAADGFNIMPQLMGEGLDDFIEKVLPILRQKGLFRENYTGDTLREHYGLGYPASQFSTKDNRRSSIEKVHTSDQIG; this comes from the coding sequence ATGGCCAAAAAGAAAAGACAGATGATTCTGAATTTGTTTTTGAATAACATAGGCCATCATGAAGCGGCCTGGAGGCACCCTGCTGCTGAAATTGATCAGCTTAATGATTTCTCGTATTATCGGAAAATTGCTGTAAAAGCAGAGGAAGCAAAATTTGATTCGATCTTTTTTGCAGATCGTCTGGCTGTCTCAAAAGAAGCGGTTCAATATAGTGCTGCCAGCAGGTTGGAACCGTTAACTCTATTATCAGCGATATCGGTGGTGACAGAGAAAATCGGCTTAATTGCAACCGTGTCGACGAGCTTTAATGAGCCATATAATTTGGCCCGAAAGTTCTCTTCCATCGATCATTTAAGCAAAGGGAGAGCTGGCTGGAATATCATCACTTCAGGCACGGATGAAGAAGCTCGAAATTTTAATTATGATAAAATACCGGATCATGCTCTCCGTTACAGACGGTCCAAAGAGTTTTTAGAGGTAGCGTTAAAACTATGGGATAGCTGGGAGGAAGAAGCATTAATCAAAGACAAAGCCGCCGGTATATATGCAGATCCGGACAAAGTTCACCGAGCTGATCACAAGGGAGAGTTCTATCAGGTTAGGGGGCCGTTGAATGTTTCTCGATCTCCGCAAGGGAGGCCGGTTCTCGTTCAAGCAGGTTCATCTAAGGATGGGAAGAAATTTTCTGCTGAATTCGCAGAAGCCGTTTTTACCGCTCAGCAGACGCTGGAAGAAGCTCAAATTTTTTATGAGGATGTAAAACAAAGAGCGGAAGGCTTTGGGAGAAATCGCAATGAGATTAAAATTTTGCCGGGAATTTGTCCGGTAATTGGGAACACGGAGGAAGAGGCGAAGGAAAAAGAGTACCGGCTCCATCACCTTGCCAATCCGGATCATAGCTTATCTCAGCTGTCTTCCAGGATCGGCTTTGATTTATCTGGTTATCCGCTTGACGGACCGCTTCCGGAGCTTTCGGAAACGGGACACATCAGGGGTCACCAAAGCCGTACAAAGCTAATAAAAGATCTTGCGCAAAGAGAAAATTTGACGATCAGGCAGCTTTTGCATCGCTTAGCTGGTGGAAGAGGCCATTACACCATCTCTGGGACTGCCGAGCAAATTGCGAATCTTTTAGAAGAATGGTTCGAAAATGGCGCAGCTGATGGGTTTAATATCATGCCTCAGTTAATGGGAGAAGGACTGGATGATTTTATTGAAAAGGTTTTGCCGATCCTTCGCCAAAAAGGATTATTCAGAGAAAACTATACAGGAGATACATTAAGAGAGCACTATGGTCTGGGTTACCCAGCAAGTCAATTTTCTACTAAAGACAACAGGAGGTCTTCCATTGAAAAAGTTCATACATCTGATCAGATCGGTTAA